In Chiloscyllium plagiosum isolate BGI_BamShark_2017 unplaced genomic scaffold, ASM401019v2 scaf_10157, whole genome shotgun sequence, the genomic window AGCACGTGCAGGAGTGGATGGTCTCCACCAAGGACCACGAGCgggagagggcagtggaggccatgcTGGCCCTCCTCGCCTTCTACCGGGACCGCTTCAAGTCGGTCAACGTCAGCACCTTCCACAACCTGGGGGTGCTGGTGGGCCGCTTTGTGCCTCGCTGCGCCGACCCGGTGCTGTCCATACGCTACATGGCCATGGACGCCCTCTACAACCTGCTGTACATCCAGGTGCGCTATGAGGGCTGCGTGGTCAACCAGCCGGACAACCTGGTCGACCACCTCGGCGACATCAAGGAGCAGCTGCAGAACCCCGACAGCCACGTCCTCTTCCAGATCTGCCACGACATCGCCAAGGTCATCTCCAACAAGCTGCCCCGCGACCAGCTGCACCCGCTACTCTTTTCCCTCTTTGAGGGCCTCTCAGACTACCATGCCACCTGCTCCAGCGCCACCTCGGTGGTGATGAACACCCTAGTGCGTCGGCACGGCGCCAACCTGAAGGACTACATCCCCGagatcctgggccacctccaGTCGGGCATGCCCACCATCGCCCTGGAGCAGGTGCGGTTCTCCGTCATCcacttcatctccatcctgacCTCGCAGTGCCTGCCCGGGGTGCTCTCCTACCTCCTCTTCCGGCCCCTCCCCTACGACAAGTACACCAGCGCCATCTGGCAGTCGCTGGCGCGCGAGGTGCAACTGGCCACCACCACCATGGACTACCTGCTGGGCAAGATCAACGACTACTTGTCCCACGAGGATCGCAGGGAGGGCGTCGCCAAGCGCCCACCCTCCACTGGCACCTCGGAGACCGTGGCGGTCATCTACGCCTTCAACGAGATGGTCGCCAACCCTGAGTCGACAGAGGCGGTGGTCAACCTCTACCCCAAGCTCTTTGGCACCTTGCTGCTCTACCTCAGCTTCATCGTCAACGAGAGGATGTCCGAGCTCCAGGGAAAGGGGGTCTCCAAAAAGAAGAAGCTGTCGCTGCAACTCCAAAACACGCCCAACCTCAACATCTGGGACGCCTCGCTGGAGGCCCTCAAGCTCATGCTGTCCCGCGGCAAGACGGAGGAGGTGGCTGCCATTATGGAGGACGAGGGTGGTTGGGAGCTCCTGAAGACCCCCGAGGACCACCAGCGGGGGGTGGCGCTGCTGGCCCGAGCCTCAGGCAAGCACGGCGCCACCTACCTGCCGGACACCGTGCGCTTCCTGGCGCCCATCCTGCACAACCTCCACGAGCACCAGCGGGTGACCGTGGCAACGTTCTTTGGCGAGCTGCTGGCGTCGCCCGGCGCCCAGGAGCCGGCGGTGACCGAGCTGCTGGTGGGCAGCCTGCTGCGGAGCCTGGACGACGTGTCACCCACCGTCCACTGGCTGTCCATCCGGGGCTTGGGCAACGTGGCGGTGGGCTCCCCGCAGCGGATCCCGCGCTACGCCGAGCGGCTGCTGGCCGCCATGGTGGGCGGCCTGGACGAGAAGACGGAGCTCAACGACCTGATCGTGCTGGAGGCCATGGCGGGCCTGGGCAAGGTGCTGGCGCGACTGGACTCGGCCCAAGTGCGGCCCATCCTGCCCAGCATCATCGGCACCGTGCAGCCCTTCTTCGAGAACGAGAGTGACAAGCTGAGGGCGGCCGCGTTCTCCGTCTTCGGGAGCCTGGCGCGCTTCGGCGACGGGCAGCCAGAGCCCGCCTTCCTGGAGCACGtccatgccagcctggtcagcctgGTGCTGCACCTCAACGACAGCAGCGGCGAGGTGGTGAGGGCCTGCAAGGCGGTGCTGCAGATGGTAGGCCCGCACCTGTGCTCGGAGGGCCCTGGCGCCCTCTTCCGGGGCGAGCTGCTAGAGCAGGCCAACGTCCGCTACTGGGAGTTCATCGCCGAGCTCAGCAAGGTCATCGTCAGCGAGTTCCCCGATAAGATTGGCCTCTACCTGAACGCCAGCATGTCCTTCTTCAAGAGCATGCTGCCTGAGATCCGGGGCAACGCCGTCGTCCTGGCCGGCTTCATCCTGCAGAACCTGCCCAGGGAGTACGTGGAGGCCAGCACCGACGACAACGTCTGCGTCGCCATCATCATGATGCTCCACGACGTCTCTCCGTGCGTGCGGGTCAAGGCCGCCCGGGTGCTGGGCCTCCACCGCGGCTTTTGACCcgctccctccccccacccccacccccacccacccaccaccgTCCCCGACCCGAACCGAACACCGGGAGCAGCAGAGGTCAGCAGCCTTCCGCTCCCTGACCTACCCCCGCGCCACCTCAACCCAATCCCCAGTCGCACGGATGGAGGGAGGAGTTTGGCCAATCAGAGGGAAGGGGGCAGGCTGCCCGCCAGAGGGCACTGGCTTCGGGAGGCCCACtcgcagcagcagcaggaggtttGGTGGGGAGCCGGGGAATGGGTGCGTGGGCGCCTAGACCAGCGTAAAATTTAATAAAAGCGTACGCAGAATGCCTGAGGCTTGCTTCTTTTCTCGCCCCCTTCCCAGTTAAATAACACATTCAGGACTGCTTCAATTGTCGTTTTTATTCTGGGTTTAGCTGAAGGTCAAGACAGCCACACTCAACACGATATTGCACTGGGATAAAACATGCAGCTCACACAGGGCAACGAGGACACCGCGATCGTGAACAGGGCGCCACTCAGGAGGGGCAGGGAGAGGGGCAGGAAAACGGCAGCACCATCCCGAAGGGTTCGATTCGGGGAGGCAGAGGAAGGATAAAGTACAGGCGGGCGGAAATTCAGTCTTTTCAAATCGCGGGATCACTTCCCAACTCGgcttattttcctttctttatttctcttcacTCTGGAGGGTGAGATGGACATATCCGCAGCGTTTGACGTAAAGACGCACTGGTCTAACTCGGGTGGGGTTTAGTGTCTTCGAAAAGCAAAGGCAGAGGACCAGGGACTGGGACAGGGAAGAGGTCACGCAGACCCCACTGCGCAGATATCCCCAACGTGAGTGATGTTCATCTTCGAGGGACTGGGACAGGGAAGAGGTCACGCAGACTCCACTGCGCAGATATCCCCAACGTGGGTGATGTTCATCTTCGAGGGACTGGGACAGGGAAGAGGTGTGGGTGATGTTCATCTTCGAGGGACTGGGACAGGGAAGAGGTCACACAGACCCCACTGCGCAGATATCCCCAACATGAGTGATGCTCAtctcctggggggggggggggggggggggacagatAACGGCCGGGGATCTTTCTCTCCCGCCTTCAAGAGCACATGGTCAGGCAAATTCAGCTGGTCATACATCCCCTTCACCCTCTCATAGAGATGAGCAGAGGTTGACCAAATCGAGGAGGCATTGCACTGACACTCAGcgattaaatacattttttttgtgtAGTTTCCTTTAAATATTTACACTTAAAAATAAGTTAGTTATTCACACATTAAATACACGCGAGGGAAGACTTAAACCTGCTGGTCCTACACCATGACCAAAACGTCAAAGATTAGGGAGAGCGTCACAGCggccattttgtttttttaagcCGTGGATCAGCAAAGCATTCAGAGAGCAAGCTGTCTCCATCCTATGACAAACTGCAATGCGGTGCCTTTCAAAAACAGATCTGCTTTCTtcagctttgaaaaaaaaaggttttgaaacACCCACCTCCCAACGTGGTCGAGAACATTCTAGAAACACAACAGCTCAACCACAAGACAGCACTGCACCCACACAAGGCCTCAGCTCGAAGGCCGACCAGCTCCCTCTACACAGAGGGAGGCTTCAAAACAAAAGTTGGTTTCTTCAATTGATCagcgggtgggggtgggggggagggggaagcaaaaaaaaactccaagagGACCCTTGCCCGAGCCAACTTCAGCTATGCCACAGGTGCTCAATTCCAGACTATCCAGCAATTTGGTGCTGgaaaggagggaagagagagggaacaattgggggagggggaggtggtatTGAGTGCTCCAACTCAGAACACTTAAGAGCTAAGTGGGCAAGCAAATTTAGCACCTGGTTAGGCAAACATTATTCCTGGAATTCTCCTGCTGCCAAAGCACGCAACACGTCAAGCAAAACCGAGCATGTGCTATTGTGAGGCCTAGTAGCTTCCAGGGAGCAAGGAGAGCTTCCCCACTCCCCTCCAATCGATGGGGGGAGGACGGTGGCAGCTGTTGGGCAGCTCTCCGAGCCATGGGCTTGGAGGGTGGGGGTCAGGGGCAGGAAGCTACATTCTGGGAGCCAGCAGGTTGCCTTCCGGGAGGGTCAAGCACGCAGGCGGGTCAGAGGGGAGCGTTCAGGGGCAGGGAACATGAGGGAGGAGACAGCGTGCAGGGACGGTGAGAGGGAGATCGAGAGAGGAGTGCCAAGGGATCTCTACTCCCGGGGTTCGTTGGGGGGTGGGATCTTGTGCTTGCTGGGCTCCACGCCCCAGATCTGTCGGGCGTACTCGGCGATCGTCCTGTCGCTGGAGAATTTTCCGGAGGTGGCGATGTTTTTGATGACCATCTTGGTCCATTCCCTGGAATTCTgcaaggagagagagacacaggaaGATGAtggataagagagagagagagagagagagagagacagagacagagacagaaagattAAAGGTGGGGATTGGTTCCATGGAACGACCCTGATCAATGTTACTCTTGCTTTTCCACGTCTGTCCTGAAAGGAatcaccccccccaccaccaccccccccccacccgatCACAGAATGGTGACCCTGAACAGCCTGCCTCAGCACTGGGGCAATCAAACAGGCATGGAGCGGGTGATGAATAGCTGGATGGACCACGGAAGGAGAGGAGGGTGCGAATGTCACTGTCCTAGCAATCCAAGGACCCAGGCCTAGTCCTGTTAAGGAGCTGGATTCAAAGCCCACCATGGCAGTCGGTGgtatttaaattcagttcactAATGTTGGAAATACAAAGCTAGTCTGAGATAGAGACCAAAGTGTTGCATAGCCTCGGCCAGGTTTATAATGCCCTttaagtgaaggaaatctgccatccctacccATCTGaactacacgtgactccaggctcCACAGCGATAGGGACAactattaactgccctccaaAATGGCCCTAGCAAGTTgaggggcaattagggaggggcaacTGGCCTTTGAAGCCACAGCCGTATCACGTGAACGAAGAGGAAGTGACTTGCTCCCCAACCAGGTATTTTGAGCAGCAGGAAGTGCGTGTACATTCCTGAACTACAACTCGCCACAGTCCTCTTGTCCCAGTGCATGAGGGGACAGTGACTATGGGCAGTACAAGGAGACTACAGCCTCCACCTCCCATCACCATTGCTCACACAGCGGGCATACTAACCTTGTACAGGGCACTGACGCGCTCCTGGCATTTGATATAATCCTCATAGTCAGCAAAGACCTTGAATCTGtaggaagaggagagagagagagagagatcgtgGTGAGTTAGGAGCTGGATAGTTTGCCAGCACAGCCAGATGGTGGTGCCAGTACCTGCCCACTTCACGACGGCCCTCCAGCTCCAGTGGTGCCACACACCTCCCAGCAGGTCGCAGCTCATCATCTGAAGCCCTGCTGTTTCCTGACCAATCCCTCACATTCCACCTTCCATTAGAGTCAGCACATCCAAAACACTGCAGCACCATACCCAAATACGTACCGAGTCCTTTTCAGCCTCTCCGCTCACAAACTTCTCACGGCTGTAAGAACGCTTATCAAATCCCTCAAAGaccttgcacattctctccaccaCTCCCCCGATCTCTGGAGCCCATCAACACACCAGGGTTTCGGCAGCCTTCCACGATAGCCAGCTGAACACACTTCATTCCCATGGCGACAGCATTCACAGACGTGCTGCCAGATACCAGGGCACTCACACACTCAGGATTCCCACTGTAACTATCTCCACGTCTTGCTCACTCCACCCTTTCTGATGTTCTTGGAAACTGAACACTTTGGCCAAGCTTTTAGAGACATGGTTCTGATCTCATCTTCGGACACTgttcaccaaccctccaaactgggcagcatggaccctccgacagtgcggcgctccctcagtactgaccctccgacagtgcggcgctccctcagtactgaccctccgacagtgcggcgctccctcagcactgaccctccgacagtgcggcgctccctcagcactgaccctccgacagtgcggccctccctcagcactgaccctccgacagtgcggcgctccctcagtactgaccctcagacagtgcggcgcaccctcagcactgaccctcagacagtgcggcgcaccctcagcactgaccctcagacagtgcggcactccctcagtagagaccctccgacagtgcggcactccctcagtactgaccctctgacagtgggtTGGGATGAAGCAATCAAGGGCCTGGAGATGGAGTTTGATCCCATGATAAAGTGCCTCAGGAGAGTGAGCAccacacgcacatgcacatatTCTGTCGATCCTCTACCAGTGACCACTCCTGCATTCCTTGACCTACCGAGAGCAACTGCACTGACAGTTGGCGATGTTTAAGCATCCCCCTGCTGAGCCTACACTTATCAGAGCAGCAGCAGCCTTCCATCCACTCGCGGGTAGACCCAGACCACAGGCCCTAGTGTTACCACCTTGGGGGGGGGCTGGGGTTGTTCCCTCACCTGTCGTGGTGCATTAACATGTCAACGATGCCCTTGAAGAGGTCAGGCTCCTTGGGGCTGAAGAATCCACTGTTGATCTGGTCGATGGCCAGCTTCAGTTCCGGCAGACGGTCATAGTAGGACCGGGCGTTGTAGCTGCAAAGACCCAGAGCAGAGCACGTCGCTTAGCGAGGGGGCCAAGGGTCAGAGCAGAAGTAACACTTGAGACCCCCTCACAACCCGTCCTGTCACGCCCTCCCCGTCTTGGCACGTCGCTGCCCAGGCTGCCAGCTGGAAACCGGACCACAGTGGGCATCGGACTGACATCTGACCAACATCCCTGCGCAAACCACAGGCCTCCTTGCCAACACACGCGCTTGGCTGTTGGGGTCCAGGGCTGCCAATCTGAACTATCACGTCGCCCTCCTCACTCAAGGATGGACACAGGGTTGTTCAGAGATGGACCCACTGCCTTGAATGAAGGGGCTTGTTCTGTGGCTAAGGGTTGGGCTGGCCTGTTGAATTCGAGAAGGATGAGTGGTGATATTTTCCGGGCACACGACAGGGCATGAGtgggaggatactgagagaaCGTTTGCCCTCCCAGGAAAACCTAGAACAGTGGACGGGGCTGGGGAGGCCAATGATAAGATAAGAAGCCTTCCAAATGGAGGCAAGGACAATTCTCTTGGAAGCAACCATTTTCCACAGAGCGGGggaggcagagtccttgaatatttgaGGCAGAGGTCGATTTGACTCACAAGGGAGACAAGAGTTTAAGGCTAGTGGGTGCGGGTGGGTTAAAAGGCAGAAATCAGGTGTCAAGTTGGCCACGCTTTTAATGGACGCAACTCCTGAGGGGCggaatagcctgctcctgcccctaATTCCGACTGGAACAAGGGCTGGCTGGACGGTGATGCCCATGTCCCGCCACTAGCTCATGTGCAAAGCCAGGCCGACCACGTTCAGAGGAAGCCCTGGGCCCAGCCCTTGCCACAGCCTCGGAGGCAGGGGTCTACTCCCAGGACCCAAGGGAGGTACAAACAGGCGATGGCCCCCTCTCACTCCCTGCCAAACCAGGCTCTCGCTGCAACGTGGGCTTTTACATCGTGCTCGGAGGGCCACATCCTCCATTCAACACAGAGAGGGACACCCCTAACCAACCCAACTCCCCGATCCCACAGGAGATTCCTTCTCGCTGTGCCATCGTGCAGATTCCACGTCAATCCCTCTGCGCCACCTCCACCCAACCCAGCTGTGCCCAGCTCTGCCTGCTCCCTTACCCCCTCCGGTCCATGGCATCCACCTCATCCACCAGCATGCCAAAGATGAAGAAGTTCTCCTGGCCGGCCTCCTCAGCCATCTCCACGTTGGCGCCGTCCATGGTGCCAATGGTTAGGGCACCGTTCAGCATGAACTTCATGTTGCCAGTTCCCGACGCCTCAGTACCAGCGGTGGAGATCTGCTCCGAGAGGTCGGAGGCTGGGATCACTGCAAGACAAGGGGCACAGACAGCAAATGAGAGAGCAAGTGGTGAGGGAGGGGGCGCGGCAAGGGACACAGAAGGGCAAACCGACAGAGTGAACGAGAGAAAGGGAGTGTTTGAAGAGTAGGGTGGGTTCTGTATGGTGAGGTGAGGGCAGCATCTCACACTGTGCACAGAACATTGAGGCCAGATGCAACCGGCATCCACTCAGTGACACGCTGGCGTGTTCTTGTTGCCCGAGGTCGGCTGTGTTGCTTGTGGGCCAGGCTGGGTAAagatttcctcccctgaaggacattgtgaaCCCAATGTGTTTTTCCACGCTCCGTTAGGTATGCTGATTCTTCTATTTAGTAAAAATTTAAATTCCCAAAACCTGTGGCTGTTGAAGAAGACCGTTTTCTCAAACACAGTCACGGCACGGGCAGCAGACATTGGCTTAGCAAGCACTGCACACAGCTCAGGAAGGATTATGGAGCTCGAATTATCTGCTGTAGGATCGTTTCCACACATACAGCTCCTGTATCACACTCTCTGTTTGTATGTGTCTCTCACAAGCGTGTGATCACATGTCAGATCCACATTCACTCCACTCTCTCTCGTACTTGCACACTTTTTAACTTGTCCCCTCAGGGGAGGGGGCGGGAGACGGCGAGCGCAGgcgggagggggagagagagcgggagggagagcgacacacagacacacacagacacacacagagagagagagagagagagagagagagagacagacagacagaaagaaagagagagagatagagagagagcacCTTTCTCAGCAAGCGACACTCGATAGTTCTCCAGGTAGATGACTTTGAGCCGATCGCCCACTATCGGGTCATTATTCACGATATCGCCAATGGCCGTGATGAGTCTGATGATGAGCTTCGCCATGTGGTAACCTGGAGCCGCCTGTGAGGGACAGAGACAATAAACAAGTCTGAGGCAGGGACAGAGACAAGGGATCAAGGGGAGGATACAGGACAAGGCACCTTGTGAACAAGTGGAGAGGCAGAGCCCAAGGGACTAAAGAACAGCCAACTCAATCAAAACAAGGTGAGAAATGGCACTGACAGCCTCCCTCACTAATGTAACAAGACTGGCACCAATTAGTgtcagatacagaataaagctccctccacaccaaACACTCCAAGGGACATCAtgggggttaaatacagagtaaagcttcctctacactgtcctgatcaaacactccctggacagggacagcacggggttagatacagagtaaagctccctctacactgtcccccatcaaacactccccaggacagggacagcacggggttagatacagagtaaagctctctctacactgtcacccatcaaacactccccaggacagagacagcacggggttagatacagagtaaagctccgtcTACACTGTCCTGATCAAACAGTCCCAGGAccaggacagcacggggttataTTATGAAGTAAAGAGGGGTCACTACACTGCAGCACAGTATTAATGAACTCCTCTGCAGCTGAGAGGCATTTCGGGTCTcttgaatgttttttaaaaattccttcattGGACGTGGGGAGCATGTACTGCCCATCCTTTAATCGCCCAGgggacagctaagagtcaaccccattgctgtaggtctggagtcatatgtagctcagaccaggtaagggtggcagatttcctgaaACACATGGCGGGAGCTGGTAAAGGCTGGTGGTGACAAGGCTGCTCATGGGCAGGctgtttattccagatttttgctgaattcaaatctcaccacctgaactcgaacatctgccccccaccccccccagaaCGTGAAGCTGGATGGTTAAGGCAGTTATATTAGCACCTCCCGTTAAGCAGAGAGCGAAGGCagaagggagttgggggggggagggtggtgcGTGCCGTTAAAATGTCCATACCTTCCCTCCAATCATGATGGTGCGAGGAGTGTACTGTTTATTGGGCTCCCTCTTGATGCCTGTAACAACACAACGCACAATGTTTCAGGGCAGGTTGACAGTTCGCTACCTTCCACCCGACTGCTCTTAAACACTCCCTCAAGGCCAGGCAGCTGTCGGGGCACGTACCCCTCCCAATCCGGGGGTCACCGCGCCTGCCTCGGCTCCCCGACGCTGGGCGACCGCTTTGCGGAGACCACCTCCGGGCGGCCTGCCCAACGCGACCCGAATTTGCCCACCCTTCAGTAGCTCACTCCCGTTCCCAATCAGAGCTACCCGCCCTCGGCCCGCATCCAAATTAGATACCAGCGTGAGGACTAACAGCTCATCTCTCCGCGAGGACTCCCACACGCTGCCAGAGACCACGGACATCGGCTCACCGTCCCGGTGCAGCTAGACAGTTGCTGGTAACATAGCAGCTGTTGCCAGTCACGCCCCTCTTACGCTCAACTTTGACTTCTTTATTTTTATCCTGTCAGCAGCTGCTTCTGCCTTACCCCATGAAGCTTCAGTCTCCCCCAGCCCGCTCCATTCCACTCCAACTGCCTCTCACTCTTGACCTGCTCAAACCCTGTTGCACTGTAAAGATTTTCCAGATCTGACAGAGGCTGCCGACCTGAACCCTTAAAAGTCCCTcactccgcagatgctgccacacttcCAGAACTTTCTACACTCAGCTTGCATGAGAAAGCATCCACGTGATTGTGCTCACCTCAGCAAATCACACTGACGGATCCAATCCATTAGCCCCCTCAGGGAGCTTTTGGTTTGGGAGtggctgggggggtggggggggggggggggggggggggaaacgatCCATGCACGCACCCCCTCCACTCCAACCGAAAACCAAACAGGTTCTCCTAGACTAGAACATACCGCCAACTGAACTCGGTGCAGCAAGGCGGCTGAGACTGAGTGGGAAACTGGGATGGAGCTGTAGGTGGTAGCGAGATGGACTCGATGATCCAGCATTccattatccggcaagattgcaaggtccccaTGCTTGACCAAACTGTTATTTGGCAATCGATTACCCGAACATTCAATTTTCTGACAAAATATTCCCTCACCCGTGCCTCTGTAATGGGAATATAACTCTGCGATGGCCTGTGGTatttatcattagactattagtccagagattcaggtaacattctgggtacccaagttcaaatcctaccacggcagatggtggaatttgatt contains:
- the LOC122547819 gene encoding glycogen phosphorylase, muscle form-like, which gives rise to MDLVETDNVDSNTAMLLKLGPSGVSVNDRYNCSSVVLCLQENKLKFSVYLEKTYKVKINPNSMFDVQVKRIHEYKRQLLNCLHIITFYNRIKREPNKQYTPRTIMIGGKAAPGYHMAKLIIRLITAIGDIVNNDPIVGDRLKVIYLENYRVSLAEKVIPASDLSEQISTAGTEASGTGNMKFMLNGALTIGTMDGANVEMAEEAGQENFFIFGMLVDEVDAMDRRGYNARSYYDRLPELKLAIDQINSGFFSPKEPDLFKGIVDMLMHHDRFKVFADYEDYIKCQERVSALYKNSREWTKMVIKNIATSGKFSSDRTIAEYARQIWGVEPSKHKIPPPNEPRE